The DNA segment GCCGGTTCCCCTGTCTTCCTGGACATCGGTCGCCTCAAGGTAGGAACGCTTTTGGTCTCTCGGCTTCATCTTGGCCTTCCTCTCGATAACCTGGGCCTGGGCCCGCGAATAACCACGGGACGTGGCATAGATGAGCTCCACCGGCCGGCGGGAAGCGGTGTACCTGGCTCCCCTGCCTTCGTTATGCTGCCGGAGGCGCCTTTGGGGATCCCGGGCAATACCGCAGTAGTAGGACTCATCAGAGCACCTTAAGAGGTAGATGTAAAAAAGACCCGGATCAGAGGTATTTTGACAGGGCCCTGTCAACCCTCTTCAACCCTTCCTCCAGGCGGGGCTTGTCGACGCCGAAATTCGGCCTAAGATGATTCTCAATGCCGAAGCAACTGCCCGGGATGACGAAGATGCTGTTATTTTCGACCATGTCCATCACGAGGTCCCAGGATGGGACGGGAAGGTCATACCTGACGAAGGCAAAGCAACCGGTCGCCGGAGGGGTGAAGGAAAGCATGCCCCCATGGCTGTTGACCCATTCGGTAAAGGTGGCCAGGTTCCGCCGGACGATGCTCCTGTTGCGGGCGAAGATTCTTTCTCGCATTCCGGGTTCAAGGGCCTTCGTGGCAAGGTAGTCGCTGAAAGTCGTGACCGTGGTGGAAAGGAAATCATGGTAGAACCATGACATTTCAGTTATCTCCCTGGGGCCGGTCACCCAGCCTATCCTGAGGCCGGGCAGCCCAAAGGACTTGGAGAGTCCGCTGATGACAATCGTACATGCCCCAGAAACTTGGTGTCATCTCATCGATCTGCTCAGCTCCTCGGTACACTTCGTCAGAGAGGAGGTAGGCGCCGGCTTCCGAGGCGACTTCGACGATCTGCCCCATCTGCTCCCTCGAGAGGACCGTCCCAGTGGGGTCGTTGGGGTTGCAGACGCAGATGAGTTTGGTTTTAGGCGTGAGTGCCCTTTTCAGGCTGTCCAGGTCGAGGGAGCAACCTTGCTTCGGGTCAAGTCTGAAGTTTCGGACCACCGCGCCGTTGGACTCCACCACGTGGGAGAGGAGCATGAAGTTGGGAATCATGAAGGCGGCTTCGTCCCCCGGCTCGATGAGCCCCCAGGCGATCAGGAAGAGGGCCTCGGCCGACCCGTTCGTCATGAACACCGAGGAGGGATCCCCTCGTAGAAGAAAGCGACGGCCTTTCTGAGGTGTTCTGTCCCGGCGGTGTGAACATATTTCAGGTGCAGGTTATTGTAGGCCTCTTCTATTTCCTCCGGCGAAAGGATCTCGCGGATGAACATAGGGTATGTACCCGAATCGCTGAGGTCATACTCCACTTTGTTCTGAAACCTGGCCAGAGTTCTTTCGAGTTTGAACTCTTCGATCTTCATCTAATAATCTCCTGTCTCACTGAGGGGATGCCCCTTCTCGAATTTTATCCCAAACCCCCTTGGAAGAAGAAGAGAATCCTCTAGACCAGCGCCTTGATAAGAGGGGGGAGGATGACGTAAATGGTCAAGAGCCTTACGAGGTGCAGGAGGCTCACCTTGATAGGGTCAGCCTCGAGGTCCTCAGCGATGGAGGACATCTGGGTGATCCCCCCCGGGCAGGTGGCTAAAAGACAAGTCATGAGGCTCCACTGGTTGATGCCCCTCACAATGAAGGCCAGTATAACACCCCAGACCAACATGCCAGCAGTAGTAACCAGGATGGTCAGGAACATGCCGTACAGCGTCGAAAACGTTTCGGGGGTTGCGAAAAGTCCAATTATCGAGCCTAGTCCTAGTTGAGCCACGTGCCTCACCATAACCGGCAAGGGCCGGATGGGTAGACCCCATGCGGCTGCGATAGCAACGAAAATCATTGAACCTATGAACCCACCAACGGGAACTCCAAACCAATTGAATGAAATACCACCCGCCGCAGCAATGAATATTGTCAGGATCCGACTGCCAGACTTAAGCGCGGGTTTGCCCGACTGTTTAAAGACATCGTTCTTGCTGTTCACGGCATAGGAGTATCCGTTATCGGTTGCGGCGGGGATTTTACCAATCTTTCCGAAAAGAACCGGCGTGACGAAGAGGATCGAAGAAACACGGAAGAACTGCATCAACGCCACCAGAGCAACGTCGGCCTCAAGGGTGAAGGCCAGCAAACTCATCTCGGCGATGCCCCCTGGCACCGTCCCAAGGATGGAGGTCGCCAACCCAAGATCGGACCATCGGTTCATCACCCAGCCAAGGCCAAGGGGAAATATTATCCACCAGACCGCGGCAAGGAGAGCAACACGCAGGCTGCTTACTAGGTCACTGCCGGTTCTGCTGCTAAAACGAATCCCGACAAAGAGCCCCAGGGCCACCTGGAAAAGCATATTCGCCCCTTCAGGGATCGCCGGCACAACCCACCCCTTGACGGCGAAGAAGGCCGCCGAGACCATGGCTCCAACCATTACGGCAGCGGGTATCCGGAAGGCCCGGAAAAGCAGCCACCCCGGTATTCCGATAAGAAACAGAAGGAAAAAGTTTAAGGCCCAGTCCATAAAATTCCCCCAGATCAGGCGGCGGGGAATAACCGGGGAGGAAACCCGCCGGGAATGATAAAATGGTAAAAATCTCAAATGTACCCTTACATGGAGTATCCGAGGGGACCAAAGGGACGTTTTATAGCCCTATTCCTTCGGTTGTAGCCCTTCTCCTCTGGATGTATCTGCCAAGACTCTAAAGCGAGCCACCAGGGGATCTCAAGGAGGGTGCCGTCTTGTCCC comes from the Thermovirga sp. genome and includes:
- a CDS encoding GIY-YIG nuclease family protein, translating into MTGPCQNTSDPGLFYIYLLRCSDESYYCGIARDPQRRLRQHNEGRGARYTASRRPVELIYATSRGYSRAQAQVIERKAKMKPRDQKRSYLEATDVQEDRGTG
- a CDS encoding aminotransferase class I/II-fold pyridoxal phosphate-dependent enzyme, translated to MVISGLSKSFGLPGLRIGWVTGPREITEMSWFYHDFLSTTVTTFSDYLATKALEPGMRERIFARNRSIVRRNLATFTEWVNSHGGMLSFTPPATGCFAFVRYDLPVPSWDLVMDMVENNSIFVIPGSCFGIENHLRPNFGVDKPRLEEGLKRVDRALSKYL
- a CDS encoding aminotransferase class I/II-fold pyridoxal phosphate-dependent enzyme, producing MFMTNGSAEALFLIAWGLIEPGDEAAFMIPNFMLLSHVVESNGAVVRNFRLDPKQGCSLDLDSLKRALTPKTKLICVCNPNDPTGTVLSREQMGQIVEVASEAGAYLLSDEVYRGAEQIDEMTPSFWGMYDCHQRTLQVLWAARPQDRLGDRPQGDN
- a CDS encoding AbrB family transcriptional regulator is translated as MDWALNFFLLFLIGIPGWLLFRAFRIPAAVMVGAMVSAAFFAVKGWVVPAIPEGANMLFQVALGLFVGIRFSSRTGSDLVSSLRVALLAAVWWIIFPLGLGWVMNRWSDLGLATSILGTVPGGIAEMSLLAFTLEADVALVALMQFFRVSSILFVTPVLFGKIGKIPAATDNGYSYAVNSKNDVFKQSGKPALKSGSRILTIFIAAAGGISFNWFGVPVGGFIGSMIFVAIAAAWGLPIRPLPVMVRHVAQLGLGSIIGLFATPETFSTLYGMFLTILVTTAGMLVWGVILAFIVRGINQWSLMTCLLATCPGGITQMSSIAEDLEADPIKVSLLHLVRLLTIYVILPPLIKALV